The Candidatus Bathyarchaeia archaeon genomic sequence ACAACTTCCTGACCAAGATAACATCCCTTGGTGAAGCTTATTGCGTCTTTGTATCCCGCTTCGAGGATTATGGTGTTCTCATCCACGTCGATCCCGTATCTCGGATGTGCTGCTTCGAGTCTGAGAATTTCCAGAGCATCTAGCCCTACGGGAGTCACTCCCTTTAGAAGGAAGCCTTGCCAGACGGCTTCCGCCTCATCGTTTGGAAGTATCACATCGTAGCCAGACTGGCCGGTTCTGTCGTGGCTGACGATCATGGTGGGTCCGAGCATCTTGTGCTGTAACGGTTTCATGTCTGCAAACGAAGTTCCGAACAACTCTCTCACGTTCTCAGCAGCTTGCTGCCCCTGCAGTGTCAAATGAACGAATTCAGAGGTGATGTCTTTGACCTGAACATCTTCCGTGATGATGAAGCGGTCGAGGATTTCTCTGACTTTAGCTCCTGGAGCATCGCCGGTGTCTACAAGAAGATCGTCCTCTCTTGCGTAGAGATAGAGGTCTGCGAGGACTCTGGCCTTTGTGTTAAGGAGCGCAGACCGGATGCCTGTCCCGCCACTCAACTTTGAGACCTCGTTGGTAAGTAGTCCGTTGAGGAAAGAGTGTCTGTCCTTCCCGGTTACTTGCAGCAGGCCAGTGTGGGAGAGGTCGATCAGACCCGCGTGGTTGCGAATGGCCCAGTATTCTTCAACCGGACTCGTGTAGGATAACGGGATCCGGCCTTCCTCAAACCTGGCACCCATCTGCTCATGGTGCAGGACCAAGGGATTAGACAAGCCATCCTAGGTGGTTCCATTCCTGGGTAATAGGATTGAGCCTTCGCGGCTCAGTGTTTAGTTTGCGTTCGAGGGGTATTGGAAAGAGTTGTTCTTGAGATTGTCTCGTGCTTGCAGTTGGTTCAGAATGGGAGTGGTCGAAGATCTGGCTTCATCCAGTGGGAGCGCGCGCTCGGGCTAACCAGAGTTTCTCGTCGCCAGTGAAGGTAGGGGAGCTGTTTGTTCAATAGGGCTGGAAACGTGGTGAGGAAATGTTCGAATTCTTGATGAGTAGGATCCGCTTGAATGGCGTGGTTCACGATACGAATCCAAAACTGTGTGAGAGTCTCATTGAATGTGTCGCCAGCTCCTTTGAGGATCGCGTATTGCTCTATCCCACTTGCGAGCAGTGGCAATGCCTCTTCAAGACTATGCCTTCTCAGTATGAGCCAAGCGAGTCTCAAGTGCCCGCGATGTCGAAAATCCTCCGACGTAAGCCTACGCTCGTGGAATGCTCTGAAGAATTCTTGATCGTTCATCTGACGGGCCCGTGACGACCGGACGAA encodes the following:
- a CDS encoding aminomethyltransferase family protein produces the protein MSNPLVLHHEQMGARFEEGRIPLSYTSPVEEYWAIRNHAGLIDLSHTGLLQVTGKDRHSFLNGLLTNEVSKLSGGTGIRSALLNTKARVLADLYLYAREDDLLVDTGDAPGAKVREILDRFIITEDVQVKDITSEFVHLTLQGQQAAENVRELFGTSFADMKPLQHKMLGPTMIVSHDRTGQSGYDVILPNDEAEAVWQGFLLKGVTPVGLDALEILRLEAAHPRYGIDVDENTIILEAGYKDAISFTKGCYLGQEVVARATHIGRVNKNLVQFQTDSDHAPVPKSKFHASDKEAGYVTSAAFSPGLKLVVGLGYAQRDFAKEGTKLVVESDKGPKSTVIIKLV